A genomic stretch from Buchnera aphidicola (Ceratovacuna japonica) includes:
- the trpG gene encoding anthranilate synthase component II, whose product MPNIFILDNIDSFTNNISEQLKVLGNKVCIYRNDETEENICNAIKKLKINIILLSPGPGVPRKSGCMMNIIKKFKNTYPILGICLGHQAIIESFGGKIKLLKNVVHGKHSYIVHDNKYMFNSMPNPLKVSRYHSWACYNAPKNFVVSSYYKKVIMSLRSKKYKICSFQFHPESILTPLGNELMKNTIKWLSK is encoded by the coding sequence ATGCCAAATATTTTTATATTAGATAACATAGATTCTTTTACAAATAATATATCAGAGCAATTAAAAGTTTTAGGAAATAAAGTATGCATCTATAGAAATGATGAAACAGAAGAAAATATATGCAATGCAATAAAAAAACTTAAAATCAATATAATTTTACTTTCTCCTGGACCTGGAGTTCCACGAAAGTCTGGTTGTATGATGAACATAATAAAAAAGTTTAAGAATACTTATCCTATATTAGGAATATGCTTAGGGCATCAAGCAATAATAGAATCTTTTGGAGGAAAAATAAAACTTCTGAAAAATGTTGTTCATGGAAAACATTCTTATATAGTTCATGATAACAAATATATGTTTAATTCTATGCCTAATCCTTTAAAAGTCTCTAGATATCATTCATGGGCTTGTTACAATGCTCCTAAGAATTTTGTGGTAAGTTCATATTATAAAAAAGTAATAATGTCTCTAAGAAGTAAAAAATATAAAATATGTAGCTTTCAGTTTCATCCAGAATCTATTCTTACTCCTTTGGGAAATGAATTAATGAAAAATACCATAAAATGGCTTTCTAAATAG
- the trpG gene encoding anthranilate synthase component II, producing MPNIFILDNIDSFTNNISEQLKVLGNKVCIYRNDETEENICNAIKKLKINIILLSPGPGVPRKSGCMMNIIKKFKNTYPILGICLGHQAIIESFGGKIKLLKNVVHGKHSYIVHDNKYMFNSMPNPLKVSRYHSWACYNAPKNFVVSSYYKKVIMSLRSKKYKICSFQFHPESILTPLGNELMKNTIKWLSK from the coding sequence ATGCCAAATATTTTTATATTAGATAACATAGATTCTTTTACAAATAATATATCAGAGCAATTAAAAGTTTTAGGAAATAAAGTATGCATCTATAGAAATGATGAAACAGAAGAAAATATATGCAATGCAATAAAAAAACTTAAAATCAATATAATTTTACTTTCTCCTGGACCTGGAGTTCCACGAAAGTCTGGTTGTATGATGAACATAATAAAAAAGTTTAAGAATACTTATCCTATATTAGGAATATGCTTAGGGCATCAAGCAATAATAGAATCTTTTGGAGGAAAAATAAAACTTCTGAAAAATGTTGTTCATGGAAAACATTCTTATATAGTTCATGATAACAAATATATGTTTAATTCTATGCCTAATCCTTTAAAAGTCTCTAGATATCATTCATGGGCTTGTTACAATGCTCCTAAGAATTTTGTGGTAAGTTCATATTATAAAAAAGTAATAATGTCTCTAAGAAGTAAAAAATATAAAATATGTAGCTTTCAGTTTCATCCAGAATCTATTCTTACTCCTTTGGGAAATGAA